The Sphaerospermopsis torques-reginae ITEP-024 genome has a window encoding:
- a CDS encoding aspartate aminotransferase gives MSLSWITPAERIQKLPPYVFARLDELKAKAREQGLDLIDLGMGNPDGATPQPVIEAAMKALQNPANHGYPPFEGTANFRKAITKWYNRRYNVVLDPDSEALPLLGSKEGLGHLAIAYINPGDIVLVPSPSYPVHFRGPIIAGGVIHNITLKEENNWLIDLSSIPEEVAQKAKILYFNYPSNPTAATAPREFFEEIVAFAKKYEILLVHDLCYAELAFDGYQPTSLLEIPGAKDIGVEFHTLSKTYNMAGWRVGFVVGNRHVIQGLRTLKTNLDYGIFSALQTAAETALELPDTYLQEVQTRYRTRRDFLIDGLGKLGWNIPKTKATMYLWVKCPVGMGSTDFALDVLQKTGVVVTPGNAFGPGGEGYVRISLIAECDRLGEALQRFKEAGISYQQEAVVSV, from the coding sequence ATGAGTTTAAGTTGGATTACTCCCGCAGAGAGAATACAGAAATTACCGCCTTATGTTTTTGCTAGATTAGATGAACTCAAAGCAAAAGCGAGAGAACAAGGTTTAGATTTGATTGATTTGGGAATGGGAAACCCCGATGGTGCAACACCTCAACCGGTGATAGAAGCAGCGATGAAAGCATTACAAAATCCTGCTAATCATGGTTATCCACCCTTTGAAGGTACTGCTAATTTTCGCAAGGCAATTACTAAATGGTACAATCGCCGTTACAATGTGGTTTTAGATCCTGATAGTGAAGCTTTGCCTTTGTTGGGTTCTAAGGAAGGTTTAGGACATTTGGCTATCGCCTATATTAATCCTGGTGATATTGTATTAGTACCATCGCCATCTTATCCCGTTCATTTTCGTGGTCCAATTATTGCCGGTGGTGTAATTCACAATATCACTTTAAAGGAAGAAAATAATTGGTTAATTGATTTAAGTTCTATCCCTGAAGAAGTAGCACAAAAAGCGAAAATTCTTTATTTCAATTATCCCAGTAATCCCACCGCAGCAACCGCACCCCGTGAATTTTTTGAAGAAATTGTTGCTTTTGCTAAAAAGTATGAAATTCTCTTAGTTCATGATTTATGTTATGCAGAATTAGCTTTTGATGGTTATCAACCTACAAGTTTATTAGAAATTCCTGGTGCAAAAGATATTGGTGTAGAGTTTCACACTTTATCAAAAACCTATAACATGGCAGGTTGGCGGGTTGGTTTTGTCGTGGGAAATCGTCATGTAATTCAAGGTTTAAGAACCTTAAAAACTAACTTAGATTATGGCATTTTTTCCGCCTTACAAACAGCAGCAGAAACCGCTTTAGAATTACCAGATACCTATTTACAAGAAGTGCAAACTCGTTACCGCACCCGTCGAGATTTCTTGATAGATGGTTTAGGAAAATTGGGTTGGAATATTCCTAAAACCAAAGCAACTATGTATCTGTGGGTAAAATGTCCTGTGGGAATGGGTTCTACAGATTTTGCTTTAGATGTACTGCAAAAAACCGGCGTAGTTGTGACTCCTGGAAATGCTTTTGGTCCAGGTGGTGAAGGATATGTGAGAATTAGTTTAATTGCAGAATGCGATCGCTTGGGTGAAGCTTTACAAAGATTCAAAGAAGCAGGAATTTCTTATCAACAAGAAGCGGTAGTTTCTGTATAA
- a CDS encoding iron-containing alcohol dehydrogenase family protein produces MPNQSFTPALSTQTASTLLTLTIAPAKVIRGAGVLPSAVVEIARLGTRPLIIAGDRTLSIFQESLQPIFQAENLDTVASSYGADCCEASLKALRKAAKEHKADIIIGVGGGKALDTAKLVGHQLNLPVVTIPTSAATCAAWTALSNVYSESGAFLYDVGLSRCPDLLILDYDLIQTAPQRTLVAGIGDAIAKWYEASVSSGHLQDTLIIAAVQQARVLRDILFQKSAAALQSPGSEVWREVVDATVLLAGVIGGLGGAQCRTVAAHAVHNGLTHICGHGSIHGEKVAYGILVQLRLEEMLQSNQLADAARQQLLKFYAEIGLPKTLADLGLGNITLTELQTSAEISLAPNSDIHRLPFPVALEQLMAAMVSTTAPHQLKVKN; encoded by the coding sequence ATACCTAATCAATCTTTTACTCCAGCCTTGTCTACTCAAACCGCTAGTACATTATTGACATTGACTATTGCTCCGGCTAAAGTCATTCGGGGTGCGGGTGTACTCCCTTCCGCCGTGGTGGAAATTGCCCGTTTGGGAACTCGTCCCTTAATTATAGCTGGCGATCGCACTCTCTCTATTTTTCAAGAAAGTTTACAGCCGATTTTCCAAGCTGAAAATTTAGATACGGTTGCTAGTTCTTATGGTGCAGATTGCTGTGAAGCTAGTTTAAAGGCTTTACGCAAAGCTGCAAAGGAACATAAAGCAGATATCATTATTGGTGTAGGTGGTGGTAAGGCTTTAGATACGGCTAAGTTAGTCGGCCATCAATTAAATTTACCTGTTGTCACAATTCCAACATCGGCGGCTACCTGTGCAGCGTGGACGGCTTTATCTAATGTATATTCTGAATCAGGGGCGTTTTTGTATGATGTGGGTTTATCCCGTTGTCCTGATTTGCTGATTTTGGATTATGATTTGATTCAAACTGCACCTCAAAGGACATTAGTAGCAGGTATTGGAGATGCGATCGCCAAATGGTACGAAGCGTCAGTAAGTAGTGGACATTTACAAGACACTTTAATTATTGCCGCAGTTCAACAAGCGCGAGTTTTACGAGATATCCTCTTCCAAAAATCCGCCGCAGCTTTACAATCTCCTGGTAGTGAAGTATGGCGAGAAGTTGTAGATGCAACCGTATTATTAGCCGGTGTCATTGGTGGTTTAGGGGGCGCACAATGTCGCACAGTGGCCGCCCACGCAGTACATAATGGTTTAACCCATATCTGCGGACATGGTAGCATTCACGGCGAAAAAGTAGCTTATGGAATTTTGGTACAATTGCGATTAGAAGAAATGTTGCAAAGTAACCAACTTGCAGACGCAGCGAGACAGCAATTATTAAAGTTTTATGCAGAGATTGGATTACCCAAAACATTAGCAGATTTGGGATTAGGAAATATTACTTTAACTGAATTGCAAACGTCCGCAGAAATTTCCCTAGCACCAAACTCTGATATTCACAGATTACCTTTTCCTGTAGCTTTAGAACAATTGATGGCCGCAATGGTTTCTACCACTGCACCACATCAATTAAAAGTTAAAAATTAA
- a CDS encoding Ycf51 family protein produces the protein MPTTADFLQYTQWSGIATIAFAVLTILAFILKWGLRFRLVGTTGFMIVLTAGLFSLSLVPLSRTVIPGAVKYTLVYDNGSNQAVIATTPEITPEELEATLRQAASNLYSYGRLGAGGNNQLTIRARTIIHPELGISIPVYLGKVQRTLASRQDPEMAVEVYLDKFAQLPEAKA, from the coding sequence ATGCCTACAACAGCTGATTTTCTCCAATACACCCAATGGTCAGGAATTGCTACCATAGCATTTGCAGTCCTGACAATTTTGGCTTTTATCCTCAAATGGGGTCTACGCTTTCGGCTGGTGGGTACAACCGGCTTTATGATCGTGTTAACCGCAGGTTTATTTTCTCTGTCTTTAGTACCTCTGAGTCGGACAGTCATTCCCGGTGCTGTAAAATACACCCTAGTTTATGATAACGGTTCTAACCAGGCGGTAATTGCCACAACACCAGAAATTACCCCAGAAGAATTAGAAGCAACTTTACGCCAAGCTGCCAGTAACCTTTATTCCTATGGGCGCTTAGGTGCTGGCGGAAACAACCAACTGACAATTCGCGCCCGTACCATTATCCACCCAGAACTAGGAATATCTATACCAGTTTACTTGGGTAAGGTACAACGAACCCTAGCAAGTCGTCAAGATCCTGAAATGGCGGTAGAAGTTTACTTGGATAAATTTGCCCAACTGCCAGAAGCTAAAGCTTAA
- a CDS encoding O-antigen ligase family protein, which produces MLGVSLNKAFYHPDSSLQPAWNSLQFGLLVFPVNPFLGAVTICLAALITWAKKYRTISQKPLHKGFAILSLLLLITTGFASHKLEAFLGLFNLLPYFFVFAGLTSLIQTPTQLRRIAWIMIIGSLPVVIIGFGQLFLGWSFKIQFLWVLIDLTISPGGDPPGRMASVFMHANTLGAYLVTIFILGLGLWLENYQKIQQKLQQKLQQKITTNYRPIIFLTITVIANFLALILTNSRNAWGIAIITCLAYALYQGWRLIVAGFLSIITSILLAAFAPGAIAQFFRRFVPYFIWARLNDQMYPDRPVALMRKTQWEFAWNLTQQHPFTGWGLRSFSGLYKTKMQIDLGHPHNLFLMLSAETGVITTLLFCGLLIWILITAGKTLWKSKYLEPENRIIFFSYLLAFIGWIIFNTVDVTTFDLRLSTLFWVFLAALCGVVYKYQLRHE; this is translated from the coding sequence ATGTTGGGAGTTAGCTTGAACAAGGCTTTTTATCATCCTGATTCTAGTTTGCAACCTGCGTGGAACAGTCTTCAATTTGGGTTGCTTGTTTTCCCTGTCAATCCATTTTTGGGGGCTGTAACTATTTGTTTGGCAGCATTAATAACTTGGGCGAAAAAATACCGCACCATTAGCCAAAAACCCCTGCACAAAGGATTTGCAATTTTAAGTTTATTGTTGTTGATAACTACCGGGTTTGCCTCTCATAAATTAGAGGCTTTCCTGGGTTTATTCAACTTATTACCTTATTTTTTCGTATTTGCCGGATTAACTTCCTTAATTCAAACACCTACTCAATTACGGCGAATAGCTTGGATTATGATCATAGGTTCTTTACCTGTGGTAATTATCGGTTTTGGACAATTATTTTTAGGTTGGAGTTTTAAAATACAATTTCTTTGGGTGTTAATAGATTTGACAATTTCCCCTGGAGGAGATCCACCCGGACGCATGGCTTCTGTGTTCATGCACGCCAATACTTTAGGCGCTTATTTAGTGACAATTTTTATTTTAGGTTTGGGTTTATGGCTAGAAAACTATCAAAAAATCCAACAAAAACTCCAACAAAAACTCCAACAAAAAATCACAACTAATTACCGTCCTATTATTTTCTTAACAATAACAGTAATTGCTAATTTCCTAGCTTTGATTTTAACCAATTCTAGAAATGCTTGGGGAATAGCGATTATTACCTGTTTAGCTTATGCTTTATATCAAGGTTGGCGGTTGATTGTCGCTGGGTTTCTGAGTATTATAACTAGCATATTGTTAGCTGCTTTTGCACCAGGAGCGATCGCGCAATTTTTCCGTCGTTTCGTTCCTTATTTTATCTGGGCGCGGTTAAATGATCAAATGTACCCTGATCGTCCAGTAGCATTAATGCGAAAAACTCAATGGGAATTTGCTTGGAATTTAACACAACAACATCCCTTTACAGGTTGGGGTTTACGCAGTTTTAGCGGACTTTATAAAACCAAAATGCAGATAGATTTAGGTCATCCTCACAACTTATTTTTAATGTTATCAGCGGAAACCGGTGTAATTACCACTTTGTTATTTTGTGGGTTACTAATTTGGATTTTAATTACTGCTGGTAAAACTCTATGGAAATCAAAATATTTAGAACCAGAAAACAGAATCATTTTTTTCAGTTATCTACTTGCTTTTATCGGTTGGATAATATTTAATACAGTCGATGTCACAACATTTGATTTACGGTTAAGTACATTATTTTGGGTATTTTTAGCTGCCCTGTGTGGAGTGGTTTATAAATATCAATTACGCCATGAATAA
- a CDS encoding YaaW family protein, with amino-acid sequence MDELRAVLELATEEELQDLTAILFSRKFNPLDYVHTPEPIEVQSQDRQAWLNAIEDRFRFLAADGITVLRGRTDQVTYRQALIQVCKYLKIPYYEDLATVDLEAEVFLHLLGKVWKKLPKHEQQKIATKIQRQLLSSDVQKPLPLSLQKDPLGLIFKGGSALAVTSVIQPYVLQHIARQFAIHLATYQVAKEAAITGTQVASKQFQSYVTAQMARRGMTVSAARYSAVRSVFAVVGPMMWAWFFADLGWRAIATNYGRIIPTIFTLAQIRLTRAECWELA; translated from the coding sequence TTGGATGAACTAAGGGCGGTACTAGAGTTAGCCACCGAAGAAGAACTACAAGACTTAACAGCTATTCTGTTTAGTCGCAAATTTAATCCCCTAGATTATGTTCACACACCTGAACCCATCGAAGTGCAAAGCCAAGATCGTCAAGCTTGGTTAAATGCAATAGAAGACCGGTTTCGCTTTTTAGCGGCTGATGGGATCACGGTATTACGGGGGCGCACTGATCAAGTAACTTACCGACAAGCATTAATTCAAGTATGTAAATATTTGAAAATTCCTTATTATGAGGATTTAGCAACTGTTGATTTAGAAGCAGAGGTATTTTTGCATCTTTTAGGAAAGGTGTGGAAAAAATTGCCAAAACACGAACAGCAAAAAATTGCCACTAAAATACAACGTCAGTTATTATCATCAGATGTGCAAAAACCATTACCTCTGTCATTACAAAAAGATCCTTTAGGATTAATTTTCAAAGGTGGTAGTGCTTTGGCTGTAACTTCTGTGATTCAGCCTTATGTACTTCAACACATTGCCCGTCAATTTGCCATTCATTTAGCTACCTATCAAGTAGCCAAAGAAGCCGCAATTACGGGTACACAAGTAGCCAGCAAACAATTTCAAAGCTATGTCACAGCACAAATGGCGCGAAGGGGAATGACTGTAAGTGCAGCCCGATATAGTGCAGTTCGCAGTGTTTTTGCTGTTGTCGGACCAATGATGTGGGCTTGGTTTTTTGCTGATTTAGGTTGGAGAGCGATCGCCACTAACTATGGTCGCATTATTCCTACTATTTTCACCCTCGCGCAAATTCGTCTCACCCGTGCAGAATGTTGGGAGTTAGCTTGA
- a CDS encoding NAD(P)/FAD-dependent oxidoreductase, giving the protein MTDIAVIGAGISGLVCAQRLRQAGYGVLVVEKSRGVGGRVATRRLQGTWADHGACYLKPKGKLLSNFVELLQKRQVLKVWTDTVYEFSTAEGISQPANFSPRYVAPEGMSSIAKFLTPGLEILFNQRVIKINLTKENAWCLTLDNNEQLKAKGLIVAIPAPQAEDLLAPLGKNLLGAEFLDSLHFVEFYPCISVMAGFSPNSQPLPHWKALTFNDHADLAWIGFDSSKRPQSQPPHFVLQSSAKFAQQHLETQDLQPVANDMLQTAAENLALPWLENPQWMQVHRWRYAFPRTPLDIPCLSANTPLPLVCCGDWCGGNLVEGAMVSGLAAAAEIDQQLQHLFMEDVDFLRFF; this is encoded by the coding sequence ATTACTGATATTGCGGTTATTGGTGCGGGTATATCTGGTTTAGTTTGCGCCCAACGCTTACGTCAAGCTGGTTATGGGGTTTTAGTGGTGGAAAAATCTCGTGGTGTGGGGGGAAGAGTTGCTACTCGCCGTTTGCAGGGAACTTGGGCGGATCATGGTGCTTGTTATCTCAAACCCAAGGGTAAATTATTGAGTAATTTTGTGGAATTGTTGCAAAAACGGCAAGTTCTGAAAGTTTGGACAGATACGGTTTATGAATTTTCAACCGCAGAGGGTATATCTCAACCAGCAAACTTTAGTCCACGTTATGTTGCACCAGAGGGAATGAGCAGTATTGCTAAATTTCTCACTCCTGGTTTAGAGATTTTATTTAATCAGCGTGTGATCAAGATTAATCTTACCAAAGAAAATGCTTGGTGTCTTACTTTAGACAATAATGAACAATTAAAAGCCAAGGGTTTAATAGTTGCTATTCCTGCACCCCAAGCTGAGGATTTATTAGCGCCTTTGGGTAAAAATTTATTGGGTGCTGAATTTTTGGATAGTTTGCATTTTGTTGAGTTTTACCCTTGTATTAGTGTCATGGCGGGATTTTCCCCCAACTCTCAACCTTTACCCCATTGGAAAGCTTTAACTTTTAATGATCATGCTGATTTAGCATGGATTGGATTCGATAGTAGCAAGCGTCCCCAGTCACAACCACCGCATTTTGTGTTACAAAGTAGCGCCAAGTTCGCTCAACAACATCTAGAAACCCAAGATTTACAACCTGTTGCTAATGATATGTTGCAAACAGCAGCAGAAAATTTAGCACTTCCCTGGTTAGAAAATCCTCAATGGATGCAAGTACATCGGTGGCGTTATGCTTTTCCTCGTACTCCTTTAGATATACCTTGTTTATCTGCCAATACTCCTTTACCTTTAGTTTGTTGTGGTGATTGGTGTGGCGGAAATTTGGTAGAAGGAGCAATGGTTTCGGGATTAGCTGCTGCTGCTGAAATTGATCAGCAACTGCAACATCTATTTATGGAAGATGTGGACTTTTTAAGATTTTTTTAA
- a CDS encoding type II toxin-antitoxin system RelE family toxin gives MWKVEYTKKFIKELASLPQDVQSRIEAIVFTELEIENPFELAYLGKMKW, from the coding sequence ATGTGGAAAGTTGAATACACCAAAAAATTTATCAAAGAATTAGCTTCTTTACCTCAAGACGTACAATCTCGCATAGAAGCAATTGTTTTTACTGAATTAGAAATAGAAAATCCCTTTGAATTAGCTTATCTTGGCAAAATGAAATGGTAA
- a CDS encoding DGQHR domain-containing protein, whose product MTIEIPAFKILQNEIPMLVFIANAKMIYERFDVSRRIDDKKLGYQRSFSKTRIKEIKNYINGKGIIPNSILVNIDEGKFDYHENNNLLVLEDTDSLGLIIDGQHRVNGCYDANPDFPLMVIATLGLSVKDQARLFVTINKTQKGVPTSLYLDLMDLLEGEIEDFDGEGVTAERRAREIAIRLNETDESPLYELIRTTGEAGFGISLNEFVTQIRDYVEPKTGKLANLGFEQQYKVFEIYFRSVKAVFLEQWNDPKSYILKTVGFGGLMAAFYEVFNLVMQKYQMFNTENTIKLLRSIQDFKFDKDNLPGGAGFKAQEKVGDMIVSKLKNAVREDFAVMIGD is encoded by the coding sequence ATGACAATTGAAATTCCTGCATTTAAAATTCTTCAAAACGAGATACCTATGCTTGTTTTTATAGCTAATGCGAAAATGATTTATGAACGCTTTGATGTTTCCAGGAGAATTGATGATAAAAAACTAGGGTATCAAAGGTCTTTTTCTAAAACCAGAATAAAAGAAATTAAAAATTATATCAATGGAAAAGGTATTATACCTAATTCTATCTTAGTGAATATTGATGAAGGCAAATTTGATTATCACGAAAATAATAATTTACTCGTTTTAGAAGATACAGATTCTCTCGGTTTAATTATAGATGGACAGCATAGAGTTAATGGTTGCTATGATGCAAACCCTGATTTTCCATTAATGGTAATTGCAACTTTAGGATTATCTGTTAAGGATCAAGCAAGATTATTTGTCACAATTAACAAAACTCAAAAAGGTGTTCCTACATCTCTCTATTTAGACTTAATGGATTTATTAGAAGGAGAAATTGAGGATTTTGATGGAGAAGGAGTAACAGCAGAAAGACGAGCAAGAGAAATTGCTATTAGATTAAATGAAACAGATGAAAGTCCTTTGTATGAATTAATTAGAACAACTGGAGAAGCTGGTTTTGGCATATCTTTAAATGAATTTGTTACTCAAATTAGAGATTATGTAGAACCAAAAACAGGAAAACTAGCTAATTTAGGTTTTGAACAACAATATAAGGTTTTTGAAATTTATTTCCGTTCTGTCAAAGCAGTTTTTTTGGAACAATGGAATGATCCAAAATCATACATATTAAAAACAGTGGGATTTGGCGGACTAATGGCGGCATTTTATGAGGTCTTTAATTTAGTGATGCAGAAATATCAAATGTTTAATACTGAAAATACTATTAAACTTCTGCGATCAATTCAAGATTTTAAGTTTGATAAAGATAATTTACCTGGTGGTGCTGGTTTTAAAGCACAAGAGAAAGTTGGTGATATGATAGTAAGTAAATTAAAAAATGCAGTGAGAGAAGATTTTGCAGTGATGATTGGAGATTAA
- the acnB gene encoding bifunctional aconitate hydratase 2/2-methylisocitrate dehydratase, with the protein MLAEYQQHTQERAQMGIPPLPLDAKQTSELCELLKNPPQGQEELLLHLLRDRIPPGVDQAAYVKAGFLTAIAKQEITSPLVSPITAVELLGTMVGGYNVQSLIDLLSSPVAENAATALSKILLVYDAFHDVLELAKTNKFAKKVIDSWAAAEWFTERPTLPEAITVTVFKVPGETNTDDLSPATHATTRPDIPLHALAMLETRQAGSLQTIADLKKKGHPVAYVGDVVGTGSSRKSAINSVLWHLGNDIPCVPNKRAGGYILGGAIAPIFFNTAEDAGALPIQCDVTQMETGDVITIYPYKGQITKAGTIIATFTLKPDTILDEVRAGGRIPLLIGRTLTDKTRQALGLAPSDLFIRPQQPQDTGKGFSLAQKMVGKACGLPGVRPGTSCEPIMTTVGSQDTTGPMTRDELKELACLGFSADLVMQSFCHTAAYPKPVDIKTHQELPDFISSRGGVALRPGDGIIHSWLNRMLLPDTVGTGGDSHTRFPLGISFPAGSGLVAFAGALGVMPLDMPESVLVRFKGELQPGITLRDIVNAIPYVAIQKGLLTVEKKNKKNVFSGRIMEIEGLPNLKVEQAFELTDASAERSCAGCTIKLSEETIAEYLRSNIALLKNMVARGYSDARTIMRRVAKMEEWLANPVLLSGDADAEYAEVIEIDLNEIKEPIVAAPNDPDNVKLLSQVANDPVQEVFVGSCMTNIGHYRATAKVLEGAGEVKARLWIAPPTRMDEHQLKVEKVYDVFVSAKARTEIPGCSLCMGNQARVEDNTTVFSTSTRNFNNRMGNGAQVYLGSAELAAVCALLGRIPNVKEYMDIVGEKINPFADNLYRYLNFDQIVGFEDEGRVISKEDQAALV; encoded by the coding sequence ATGTTAGCAGAATATCAACAACATACCCAAGAACGCGCCCAAATGGGTATTCCCCCCTTACCATTAGATGCAAAACAAACATCAGAATTATGTGAATTGCTCAAAAATCCCCCCCAAGGACAAGAAGAGTTATTATTACATTTATTACGCGATCGCATACCCCCCGGGGTTGATCAAGCTGCTTATGTCAAAGCTGGTTTTCTCACTGCTATTGCGAAACAAGAAATTACCAGTCCCCTAGTTTCTCCCATCACCGCAGTAGAATTACTAGGTACAATGGTAGGCGGTTATAACGTCCAATCACTGATTGATTTACTCAGTTCCCCTGTAGCAGAAAACGCTGCCACCGCATTAAGCAAAATTCTCTTAGTTTATGATGCGTTTCACGATGTTTTAGAACTTGCTAAAACCAACAAATTCGCTAAAAAAGTGATAGACTCTTGGGCAGCAGCAGAATGGTTTACTGAACGTCCCACTTTACCCGAAGCTATTACCGTTACGGTTTTCAAAGTTCCTGGAGAAACCAACACCGACGACTTATCACCCGCAACCCACGCTACCACCCGTCCAGACATTCCTTTACACGCATTGGCAATGTTAGAAACCCGTCAAGCGGGAAGTTTACAAACCATTGCAGACTTGAAGAAAAAAGGACATCCTGTAGCTTACGTTGGGGATGTGGTGGGTACTGGTTCATCTCGTAAATCTGCAATCAATTCCGTATTATGGCACTTAGGTAATGATATACCCTGTGTACCTAACAAACGCGCCGGAGGTTATATTTTAGGTGGAGCGATCGCACCTATCTTTTTTAACACCGCCGAAGATGCAGGAGCATTACCCATACAATGCGATGTCACCCAAATGGAAACCGGTGACGTAATTACAATTTACCCCTACAAAGGTCAAATTACCAAAGCGGGAACAATTATTGCCACCTTCACCCTCAAACCTGACACCATTTTAGACGAAGTTCGCGCTGGTGGACGCATACCCCTATTAATTGGGCGTACCCTCACCGACAAAACCCGTCAAGCATTAGGTTTAGCACCCAGTGATTTATTTATCCGTCCTCAACAACCCCAGGACACCGGAAAAGGCTTCTCATTGGCGCAAAAAATGGTCGGGAAGGCGTGCGGATTGCCTGGTGTACGTCCGGGTACGTCTTGCGAACCAATCATGACTACAGTGGGTTCTCAGGACACTACCGGACCCATGACCAGAGATGAGTTAAAAGAACTCGCTTGTTTAGGTTTCAGTGCAGACTTAGTAATGCAGAGTTTCTGTCACACCGCAGCATATCCCAAACCAGTGGATATTAAAACCCATCAGGAACTACCCGACTTCATCTCCTCTCGTGGTGGCGTGGCTTTGCGTCCTGGTGATGGTATCATTCACTCCTGGTTAAACCGGATGTTGTTACCGGATACAGTGGGAACAGGGGGCGACTCCCATACGCGCTTTCCTTTGGGTATATCCTTTCCTGCGGGTTCAGGATTAGTTGCCTTTGCGGGTGCATTAGGTGTAATGCCTTTAGATATGCCAGAATCGGTATTAGTCCGTTTTAAAGGAGAATTGCAACCAGGAATAACCTTGAGAGATATTGTTAACGCCATTCCTTATGTTGCCATCCAAAAAGGATTATTAACCGTCGAGAAAAAGAACAAGAAAAATGTTTTTTCTGGACGAATTATGGAGATTGAAGGATTACCTAATTTAAAAGTAGAACAAGCATTTGAATTAACAGATGCTTCCGCAGAACGTTCTTGTGCTGGATGTACAATTAAGTTAAGTGAAGAAACCATTGCCGAATATTTGCGGTCAAATATTGCCCTATTAAAAAATATGGTAGCACGGGGTTATAGTGATGCCAGAACTATCATGAGAAGGGTAGCAAAAATGGAGGAATGGTTAGCCAATCCCGTGTTATTATCTGGTGATGCAGATGCGGAATATGCAGAAGTAATTGAGATTGATTTGAATGAGATCAAAGAACCAATTGTTGCTGCACCAAATGACCCCGATAATGTTAAGTTATTATCGCAAGTTGCTAATGATCCAGTACAGGAAGTTTTTGTTGGTTCTTGTATGACAAATATCGGACATTATCGGGCAACTGCCAAGGTTTTGGAAGGTGCAGGAGAGGTAAAAGCGCGGTTATGGATTGCACCTCCGACAAGAATGGATGAACACCAATTAAAGGTAGAGAAAGTGTATGATGTTTTCGTGAGTGCGAAAGCGAGAACAGAGATTCCTGGATGTAGTTTGTGTATGGGAAATCAGGCGAGAGTGGAAGATAATACAACAGTGTTTTCTACCTCAACTCGTAACTTTAATAATCGCATGGGAAATGGCGCACAAGTGTATTTAGGATCGGCGGAATTGGCGGCGGTTTGTGCGTTGTTGGGGCGTATTCCTAATGTGAAGGAATATATGGATATTGTGGGTGAGAAAATTAATCCTTTTGCTGATAATTTGTATCGCTATTTGAATTTTGATCAAATTGTTGGTTTTGAGGATGAGGGTCGGGTGATTAGTAAGGAGGATCAGGCGGCTTTGGTGTAA
- a CDS encoding XisH family protein — protein sequence MPAKDFYHDGFKTALLKDGWQIIRDPYTIRYQGLKLFADLAGKKLFSAQKEDTNIVVEIKSFLSLSLIHEFQCALGQYILYRTLLKQLHPDYRLYLAIEQEAYETFFQTKGIQLVIEEYKILLIVINIVQEEIVQWIN from the coding sequence ATGCCAGCAAAGGATTTTTATCATGATGGATTTAAAACCGCTTTACTCAAGGATGGTTGGCAGATTATTCGTGATCCTTATACCATTAGATATCAAGGACTAAAACTATTTGCTGATCTTGCCGGAAAAAAGTTGTTTTCTGCACAAAAAGAAGATACTAATATTGTAGTGGAAATTAAAAGTTTCTTGAGTCTGTCTTTAATTCATGAATTTCAATGTGCTTTAGGACAATATATTTTATATCGTACACTGCTAAAACAATTACATCCTGATTATCGTCTTTACTTAGCAATTGAACAAGAAGCTTATGAAACATTTTTTCAAACAAAAGGGATTCAACTTGTGATAGAAGAATATAAAATCTTACTGATTGTAATTAATATTGTTCAGGAGGAAATTGTCCAATGGATAAATTAA